A region from the Fusarium graminearum PH-1 chromosome 4, whole genome shotgun sequence genome encodes:
- a CDS encoding thioredoxin, with protein sequence MASPFRLMRPISQVARSGVVSFAARPFSSTAARFAVQDIKTTKEFKDLVSATDKAVLVDCFATWCGPCKAISPILSKLSEQPALSDNIEFVKFDVDELPDLTAELGVRAMPTFFVFKGGKKVDELVGANPQALQSMLAKHAS encoded by the exons ATGGCCTCTCCTTTCCGCCTTATGCGACCTATCTCCCAGGTTGCTCGATCTGGCGTCGTTTCTTTCGCAGCCCGACCTTTCTCCAGCACAGCCGCGCGATTCGCTGTCCAGGATATCAAGAC AACCAAGGAGTTTAAGGACCTCGTTTCCGCAACAGACAAGGCTGTCCTTGTTGACTGCTTTGCTACCTGGTGTGGTCCTTGCAAGGCTATTTCTCCCATCCTCAGCAA GCTGTCCGAACAACCTGCTCTCTCTGATAACATTGAAtttgtcaagtttgatgttgatgagctgcCTGACCTGACTGCCGAGTTGGGCGTTCGCGCCATGCCAActttcttcgtcttcaaggGCGGCAAAAAGGTCGATGAGCTGGTCGGTGCTAACCCCCAGGCTCTTCAGTCTATGCTTGCCAAGCATGCTAGTTAA
- a CDS encoding D-amino-acid oxidase gives MANTIIVVGAGVSGLTSAYLLSKNKGNKITVVAKHMPGDYDIEYASPFAGANVCPMATQENSRWERRTWVEFKRLCEQVPEAGIHFQKCHIARRKKDVEEAKSSTFPDALFQEEPWYKELFEDFREQNPNEVTRGYDSGCEFTSVCINTAIYLPWLAGQCLKNGVVLKRTSLTDISEAKKLSHTGKVPNIIVNATGLGSLKLGGVKDETMAPARGQIVVVRNESTPMLITSGVEDGGSDVMYLMQRAAGGGTILGGTYDVGNWESQPDPNIAQRIMQRIVEARPEVADGKGVKGLSIIRHAVGLRPWRKGGLRLEEEKLDDETWIVHNYGHSGWGYQGSYGCAEGVVELVDKVGKGAKAKL, from the exons atggctaACACAATTATCGTCGTTGG CGCTGGCGTTTCTGGCCTGACATCGGCCTACCTTCtatccaagaacaagggaaacaagatcaCAGTCGTTGCTAAACATATGCCCGGTGACTACGACATTGAATATGCCTCGCCTTTTGCTGGAGCCAATGTTTGCCC AATGGCTACACAAGAAAACAGTAGATGGGAACGTCGAACATGGGTAGAGTTCAAGAGACTCTGCGAGCAGGTCCCCGAGGCTGGTATTCACTTTCAAA AGTGTCACATTGCAAGACGCAAGAAGGAtgtggaagaagcaaagagcaGCACCTTTCCTGACGCCTTGTTCCAAGAAGAGCCATGGTACAAGGAGTTGTTCGAGGACTTCCGGGAGCAGAACCCAAATGAAGTCACCCGCGGATACGACTCAGGCTGTGAGTTTACATCTGTCTGCATCAACACCGCTATCTATCTTCCCTGGCTAGCAGGTCAATGTCTCAAGAACGGTGTTGTCCTCAAGCGAACCAGTCTCACCGACATCAgcgaggccaagaagctgagcCACACGGGCAAGgttcccaacatcatcgtcaatgcCACGGGTCTAGGCTCCCTCAAGCTCGGCGGCGTCAAGGACGAGACTATGGCTCCTGCGCGCGGCCAGATCGTGGTGGTGCGAAACGAGAGCACACCCATGCTTATCACATctggagttgaagatggtggcagTGACGTGATGTACCTGATGCAGCGAGCAGCTGGTGGCGGTACGATCTTGGGCGGAACCTACGATGTTGGAAACTGGGAGTCTCAGCCAGATCCCAACATCGCTCAGCGCATCATGCAGCGCATTGTTGAAGCCCGCCCGGAAGTTGCAGACGGTAAGGGTGTCAAGGGATTGAGTATCATCCGACACGCTGTTGGCTTGCGACCTTGGCGAAAGGGTGGCCTccgacttgaagaagagaaactAGATGATGAGACATGGATTGTGCACAACTATGGTCATTCAGGCTGGGGATATCAAGGCTCGTATGGTTGTGCTGAGGGTGTCGTTGAATTGGTCGACAAGGTTGGTAAGGGTGCCAAGGCAAAGTTGTAG